The following nucleotide sequence is from Pelodiscus sinensis isolate JC-2024 chromosome 8, ASM4963464v1, whole genome shotgun sequence.
AGAATCTTAAATAACCCTTGGGAGGCCAGGTACATAAACACTAGTGCCCTGGAAGAGTTGAACATGACCAGCATTGAAGCTATCAATAGCTATCTACCAACAACTTCACTGGACTGATCAGCACCTCCCAAACAGATTCTGTTTTCTGAGCTGTAGTAAAGACCGAGGAGCATTGAGGGCCAGATGAAGACATGCAAGGACATGACGGCAAACATGAAAAAGTGTGGCATCAGTGTCGACACTTGGGTGAACCTTGCCCAGGATCATCCCCAGTAGAGAGTGGTAATCCATGAGGGGATGGTGCAACTTGAGAGGTCtcgctgcagggcagaggggagaggcagaggaggagagaagagcagcaaaaactgTCCCTTCTACAGTAAGACCTGCAGCTTCAGAATCAGGCTGATCAGCTATTAACAgatccacaaataggagggtgacaggaagaAGTTCTATTTGTTATTGAGCGACTGCCAGGGGGGTGGTGGTGCTGTAGGTTTTGGTACCGTTGAGGTAATCGGTACCGATGTACCTGGCAGTACTGAGGTAGTTGTTGGTACCGTAGAGGTTACCGATATGGCTTTAGGGTGTTGTTAGAACCCTTTGTGATCCGCATCAGCAGCGGCCGACAGGTACTGACACGTGGCCTCTGTGCTgatggcctgggggagagggaccATTTCTTGGAGAAGAGTTCATGATGAGGCACTGAGGACTCTCTCCTCTTTGATGCCTTCTTGTCCTGAGGAGAACCTGGGATGAGCGTACCTCCCTAGGTTGTCATCCCAGGTCTGAGGCAGGGTGTTTACTCTTCTCCAGTAGAATTAGCTTTAAGCAGAAGTGTCTGTTGCTGTGAGCCTTGGCCTTTTAAGTTTGGTGCAGTCCTGAGGTGAATGATGTTCTACCAGACATCTGACGCATTGTGCATATCTGTCAGAAATTGGCATTGCCTCTACAGGAGAGAGAGTGTTTAAAGCCTGGAGAACCAGGCATGGTgaaaaaagtttgttttgtttttttaaatgactaataactaacaaacaacaaaaagaacTAACTACTAATCTATGAAAATCTCTTTCAGAAATGTCAAATAAAGCAGAGAACTCAGGTCGAGGGCAGTTGAGAAGGAATTGGAGGGCTCGAGCCACGTTTCTGCAGTGCCTGCTGGCATGTTGCATGCTGCTTGGCACCGTGCATGGATGACTTGCGCAGGGACTGCTTCAAAATCGCCATTCCAGGAGCTGGGAAGGCATCCAGTTCAaatgtggagcatccatggggggACCTCTTGAGGAAGATTCTCCTCAAAAGGTTTATGTACCTTTCTTAGACACGTTTGCCTAAATAAGGATCCTTATTTCTTAAACTGAACTTTTTTACCTGCCAAGATGAAAGTTTGAGACTTAAATTTCTCTTTTAATATTTgcaactagaagacttaccaggcattgctcaggtcctttagAATAGGGAACTGGGCGTGGGGtagatgcaggagtcaggacagggacTGGTTTCAGATATCAATCGATACCATTAATTTCAATTTTAATACAAATAAAGAATCCCAACCACCAAAAGGAGAAACACTGTTTTCAAGTAAGATGTGTGTTGAAAGCTTTTACTGAACTACAATCATCTGTTTAACCAGAACagtaatatatataaaaaaaagtacCCTAATATAATCTCCCTTGCAAAAATTTCTTTAATTTTCTCCTTAATCCCACCTATGCTTTGGGGTTTGCTGAACCCAACTACAATGGCtctctaatagggatgtaaaatcccatttagttgtTTAATTGGTTCACCAATTAAAGGGGAGGTTGCTCCAGACCTGCTAGAGcagtccctcccaccccatcactGGGctcaagcagcccctgcctgtggcaggccaggGTGCCCTGCAAGCAGGTGCTGTTCTGGCGTCCCAGACCAAAATGGACAATGGCTGCTCTGGCCGATCTGGCATCCcagttggagcagcccctacctgaaAAGTGCccaggcccactgcagacagaagtCGCTCTGGtggggaggccagagcagcctctgtctatggggTTCCTGGGCTCTCTATAGTCAGCTCTGCTCCAGCCGGGCCAGAGCAGCACCTGTCCATAACAGGTCCCCTGTAGGGCAGAAGCAGCCCCCTTCCTACCTGTCCAATGtttcagcccccactggttaacctttaCCAGTAAGCCTTACCCGTTAAGGCTGAGGCTTACCGTTTGATCAGTTAAATgctcacatccctcctctctaaTAGGCAGAATAACATTATTTAGTCATCCAGTATGGACCTTACAAATACTTAAGCCTGGTCTGTACTAAAAAATTAGGTTGGTATAACTACACTGGTCAGCGGTGTGATGCCACACCCAAGCTGTATCAAGCAAACCCAAGTCCCTGTGTATACAGCACTcagtcaatggaagaatttttctgtcAGCCTACCTACTGCCTCTTCGGGAGGTGGATTGCCTACGCTGATGGGAGAATCCCTCATGTCAACATGCATACTGTCTGCACTGAAGCACTATAGCAGCACAACTATTCCACTGTAACAatttaagtgtagacacagccttactttGCTCATTGGAATATTAATGGGACTAATCCAGCTACATTTGGTCATTTCCCTTTCCTAAGTAGTATGCTAATTTGATATGTAAGTCTACACTGAATTATGCTGGGGGAAAACTCAGCTAGAATTTAAATTTAAGagcaaaaataagaaaaaattgTCAAGATACACAGAACAAGTTCAGGTAAACATTTAAAATTTATTAAACTTTTTGGTCAAAATAATTGAACAAGTATATACAATCCCATTGTATTAGCTCTATTACGTATTTTAAGAACAAGGTCAAATCTAATGCTTAAATGACCTAGTTCTACAATTCAAGATTTGCAAATAGTGTCACAACCAATATACAGTATAAGatttttatttaaactttatTTGTAGAACCCCCAAAAGTTAGCTGTATTTACTAGCTTATTGTGAACAAGAGTGGCACTATGGACATTAATTGAGAGGGTAGGAACAGACATTTTTCTCTTGCATATCTTATCTGATTGAGTAATCATAATACAccttcattttattaaaaatggaGTGTAAACCACACTTCTGTATTTCATCAGGGAAGCTCAAGGGGCTAATTTCTGAAAGAGACCTTTGATTTTGTAGGCACATTTCATAGCCCTTATATATCTAGGTAACGTAATGCTATTAAAATGTGCCTACACCCTCACCTGTTCTGGGTGAAAAACTGATGGATGAGTTCTggaccctttttaaaaatagtaccAAGAACTATTCTTTAACCTCCTGCTGTCAATGGGAACAGACATTACCACAAATGCATTTCACATCAGTATGTAGCCTCCACAGAGCCTGATCTCTTGGTGTCTTTGTTAGACTATGTTATAATTTATTTTGTTGTGATGCTGCTTAgcataaattaattattttaactcCAATGTGAAATTCAATATATAtgccaaaattttaatttaaaataaagtatattTTTTTCCAAACCAAAAGTACTGAACAGGTGAAAAAAAAGTAATGTGCATAAAGTATGTGTCTGTCTCAAACATTTGAGAGGACTCTGTTAAACTGGATTTTTAGTTTTCAAAGCAGCAATTTTATTGAatattttcagttatttttccttCTGTGCAAGATGGTCTCTTACTATTATGGCTCTAGATGACTTTATACCAAACTTTTCAATCTCTAACTTTTTTTGCATACAGTATATAATTTTACAGAAAAACAACCTAATGACAATTCCGTGGAAACTAATTTCAGAGTTTGAAATATTTCATGTTATACGAAACTTCAGATCTGCCTGTCAAAAATCAATGTTCTGGAACAAACTTGTCAAATCTTCccatcagaatttttttttcacaatTTCAATACATgcgataaaaaaataaaaaagactgaATACATACTTTCagatttaaaaacactttttatagtttgttatttttattaagtggttTACACCCGAAGGTGTGGTTATAGATACAGTTGGTGAGTAAATATACATGGAAACTTGCCTACAAATCCAACTCAAGACCTACCTTAGTGCTCAGAGATAAAAACACCTAAGCCTAGATGAAAGGCCAGAGGAGGAATGTTTACAGGCATAAAGCACAATATATGTTTTGAAAGGCCCAAATATTACAGCAGAGAAAGAGCGCGAGAGACAGAAATTACATTTTTTTGACAAATTTTCTTCTTGGGTGTTAAATTTTTGGTCTATAAACTGGAAAGGAAGGCTCAGacttaaataaatacatttgaataTTGGCCTTTATTGAGTACTGTCCATCAATTCTGCTTCTAGTGGGCTTTTTCTTGTTGAAAATTGCAACTCACATCCCCCCCTCATTGAAGGCAGAACTACACCATGAACTCAAAATCAGGCAAGCTTCTCTCCTTTATCTATAAAAGGAAGTAAGTGCATCAATGTTCTTTACTGGTAGGACAACAAGGCCTTCTCTTTTACAGAAACAACTGAGCTTAACTATGCAAGAAGATGACTGTCCTCAAATAAGCCACCTTTAGTTAATTTTGTCCTGGAATATATACAAGTTATTGGTGGCAGCTACAGCAATGATGTTCTCTGTGGGGTGCCATGCTGTATGAAGGATCTTCTTGTTGAAGTCCAGACTGTCAACACTTATCTCATCTTTCTTTCTCTTACCACCTGTACACACTTTGCGTGGCTTTAAGATGGCACGAGGTTTGCTACTTTCTCTTGATGCTTCTAATGTAATATCCCGTCGTGTGTTACGATCAAACATCCTAAAGAAATTGTTGTAGGAGCCAGTCATGATAGCACTGTTCAAAACCAGAAAGGAAAGCATTTTACTGGATTTACTAGTGACCATAACACATTAGTCCACTCCAGCATTCCTCTAATTTACTACTTCTGCGCACAGAATGAATGACTTCCAGAGCTCCATTTTAAGACTAGCATTACGTTCCTTTCCCTCTTACTTTATGTCCTCCCCCTCATTACTTCTCCTTTGATCTGTCTTCCCACATCATTTATTTCATATACCACATTCACCACTTGCCTCTTCTCCAgctctcttccctttcccctctcgcCATCCACTTTCACACAGGCAAATCACTTGTGACTTTTCCCTTCATTAGCTCTCTGGATCAGCACAAAAGGAAGTGGCTGGTGAAGCAGCAGGACCCTCTCCCTCACAGTTCATAGCAGAGCTGCTCCTTTTCCTAATATAGCACTATCTCTATATCCTCCTTATACTACAGCAGTCAGGGGAAAAAGTCCTTAAGCAACCACCCAAATCCAGCTAGCAGTACCAGAAAGGCAAGACATTTCTCCTGTACTGAAGACACTcgtctatttattttaaaaatgtgtcttgaagcccattgctacttCCCAGATACCTATTATCTCTACCTCCCCAATGAGAGAAAATTATGAAGACTAATGCAAATATCGATATTGTGAAAATTTAAGAGAACAGTATAAAATAAACTAACTTCTATTATCAAAATTCTATACTGATTGGATATACTAGAGGTATAAAGAACTTCTCTGGGGTGGAAACAGTGCCATAGGTTATGCAAAAAGAATGAGATACCTTTTTAAGTTCAGTCAAAAGAGTTAACAGAAAATGACCAACTTTGTTAAAGATATTTAATTCTTGTATTAACAGAAAAACAGATTGACACCGCTCCTGTTTGGGACATGATACAAGGGTAGGATTGCTATTATTATAAGTGAGATTTTTGCTATGATCCTAATAAGCTTTTTGTTTTGGTTACAGATGTAGCTGCACCTCTCTcccctttcttttttctccccGAATGTACCACTTCAGGTGTTAGGCCTCATTCCTTTAACTATCCAAGGGTGGAATTTTGCAATGCTACAGTTCTCCTATCAATAATTTCTAccatgtgaatggttaacctgaaagcatcacccttaccaggtgatgcttactggttacagttaaccagcagggactgaagcagcatAGCAGACAGGCCTTGAGGATGCATAACATAATATAAATCTATGCTGAAGTGTTTTCAGGATTGGGCACTAAATTTATTTCACAAATTAATCTTACCTGTCAGAACCATTCCAGCAGCATTCAAACTTGTCAAAGATGCAGTCATTTTCATACAGAGAACAAAGCTTGCTTCGAAGATATTCATGAACCTTAAAACATTTAATGAAGTATTAGACAGACTTAAAGAAAATgatgctttttaaataaaaaattatgaaAACTGTACCTGATATGTCTCTACAGGCCTGTTTTCCATATTGAGATCCCACACTTTAACTGAAAGGTAGTCTCTTGTCATCATGTATCGACCACTGTGACTGAATTTTACATCAGATATTGAAGAAATAATTTCTGAAAAGAATGATCTGCTGCTGGGATCTTCAGGCTCTTCAAAAACTGTAAATTAAGATGTAAAGTAAAACTTCATCCAATACAACAAATTTTACAAATGGCAATGCTATTCagtatttacatattttaaaatcatgGACCTGAATACTAAGtcccccatttaaaaaaagaaaagaaaaaaaagagatcaTAGCCTGGCTTAGttttgtggggatttttttttttaaaaggtgatcTTTGTTTAAAAAGGCACTAAGTTCTGGTATATCTAGACTATCAAGAAACTGCAATTCTTGGACTTTGGGAATGAACATTAGAGAGGAATTAACCAAAAAAAATGTATAGGaatctaaattaaaaaataattgcttTTCCACTAGGACTACTTATTATGATAAAGCAGAACTAcaaaatattaaatatgtacaataATAATGCATCTCCAGTGTACATTCTTTTCTAGATCCCATATCTCAGTGGTGCTAGAGAATATGCATTTTATAAAGCAAATATAAATTGCATCACACACAAAATATATTGAAAGAGCACGTTTGTATTTACACTGGAATTGCAATCAGGATCTAGGTCTACTTTTTTGAATCGTGCTACTTGGTGATGTTGAAAGTTCACGTACTCTTTATCCTTAAAATCAATGACAATACAAACCATTTAATACCAAGAGAATACCACCAAAGTTCGTTCTTATAAACCTTGTATATAACCATCACAGACTATGGTACATTTTACAGAGTaaagaaagtaaacaaaaatGATAAGCTAGACTGGCTATTGACATTTCCAGTTATATAAACTCTTCATCTTCATATAAACTAGGCTGGCTATAAAGgatgtttaaaatatttctcttctgGAATAAAAAAATTGCTCATCTTTTCTACAATATATGAGCTTACCTGGAAATATCAATGCTATTTACGTCAACCCCAGGAAGGAGTGATATATAAAATTATTACTATTATGCAACCAAGAAACAACAGGCTGTGTGTAAACATGGGCCCTATTCCTTATGGTGGAAATATAAAAGCTTTCCTCACCTATATGAGGCTGTGTGGCTCAgtggttaaaaaaacaaaaaaacaaaaaaaatcacacactggCCTTTTACCTCTGGGAACTGGCTTCAAATCCAGCACAGATCACTGTGAATAAAATTCATTCCGATAGCTGTAAATGGTCACAAATGAAATGGGTTCTGGCAGCCTCAGCCCAGTTCCTAATGCACAAAGGTAGATGTCAATAAATTGCCCTGAACTGGCACTCGTTAAGCAGATACCTTTGAGAAGCACCAAGACTGAGTCTGGACAGAAGACAGGTCTCACTGGTGCCAAAAGCACTTGAGCCACATCGTCAATTGTCTCATGCTACACTTCTGCTTGTTGATGGCCTAGAACAAGACAATTAAAATGTTCTATTCTACAAAACTACGACCCCTTACCTTTGTAAGTTCTTTACCAATTAGCAGAATTTGACATTTTAATGTTTAAATAAGTAGAACACCGTCTCCAGGAAAATGTatcagacaaacaagtttataAAGCAAAGAGATATTTTAAATTACTTACATTTTGAATGCCTATCACAGAGGGCAGAAGAACGCATATCACAGAGTCGTATAGTTCCTTTACTACTACTGTAGACAAACACATTACAATGATGTGGGTGAAACTCTGCAGCAGTAATCACTTCTGTCAGTTCTTCCATATTAGCAGGCTTAATATCTACAATGTCTGAAAATTTGTTTGTAAAGGTGCCAAATAGCATCAcgattgttttaaaatataatttaaaaaaaattgttaattaTGGTTCTTGTATAATTTTAGAAGCATAAGGAAAGTTCATCTCTTCTGCTGTGGGGACATTTACTCATTGTAAAAGGATATGAGTAAGAAAAATAATCCTGGGCAGATGCTAGCATCTGTACCCAGTATCATGCATAAAAATATCTGAGTGGAAATTTTTTTGCAGGATCTTACCACTGAACATTGAATGGCCTTTGTTCCCCTTATGCTGTAAAACATCTTAAATGATATTTTATATTTCTCAAATCTTTGCTTTTATTGAAGACACTAATGTTATTTGCCAAAAATCTCTCTTAATTGTCATGGACCATTTTGGCCTGAAATAGGCAAACCTTAAGCCATACCAAAAGGGTCACTTTCAGCATTGTCTACAAGACATATCCATTCTTGGTGTGCAAAATTCTAAAGTGTCTATTTAATTTCAAGATAAACAGAATACACACAGGTGACACACTGAATACAACAGGAGGTAGCACTCTAGCAAAATGGaatcctttattttttaaatatatcatcAATAATCTCATTTAATAGAAGACTGATACTCACAATTAAGAAATATGATATAACATAGCATTTCAATTCGTTTTCACATTCTGATTTGCAAAATTACACTACCTCAACCCAATATATGTCCCAGCTTGGCGCTTTCCATTTCAAAAACAAGTTTCACTGTGAATTACAGCatttgaactaaggatgttaagcgGATAATTCACCAATTGTGTAATCGATACAATCTGTTGAGAACAGGGAGCccggctcctattacatttaaaatgcagagcctcagcagggttaGCTCGCATTGGCTCTGCCTCCCGTCACCTAagttggtccccccccccccccccgtagggatattaaatttagattaatcatcTAATCTAACAGCTGATGCAATTTGCACCGAccattcgattagtcaataatgGCGcctgtctttgaagtgtagcaacatccCTAGCACTGCCACTTTGGAGCACccacttctctctcctccctacccccttgctgcctctttttgatagaggcagctggggagggggaaaatgtggaggaggggagcaacTAGTGTGTCAAGCAGTCattcacctccctccctcccagtaccagctcctgcttccccacccctccatgttgctgcttctgacacagaggtagcaagggtggggagggagtgaagagtctttcaactacccaataagcctaggcttatcaggtactTGACTACTCaagtagtcgcttacatccctaatttgaactagtgtttAATTATATGACTGGAGTTAAATGAAAGTATTTAGGCGCTTATGTTTAGTAAAAATGCAGAGAAgcacttttctattaaaagttaAAACACAGAAATGTATATACGATCATAGAATTCATACTGAAAAAGGATACTAAAACTTCTATCTGTGATTTCTAAATGCCATAGGTTAATTCTTAGGTCATCTGCAGAAAGGTATGTTTCATGATCACTATTTACTGAAATAGAGTTTATGTGATACGTGTGTGCATTTGCAAATATCCTTCGGGGACTTGCTTCTACCATTAGGTCCATGGGTTTCAATATTGGTACCTGCAAAGAGCAAGATACAAAAAAAAGACAGTTTTCATTTGCAGGGAAAAACATCACTATAAAGGCAAAAGAAATAGTAATTTGTGATTCATACATTCACATTAAAGATAAGTTATATTCAACTACTGTATGTAGTCATTTTTTATTATGTAAAAATTTAGATTACAGTAtagggttgtaaaatcctgtttaattggctatcccgttaaacatattgtttaaccattTAATCTATTAAAAAGGGGAGCAGGGGGTAGCTCCAGCACAGCTAGAGATCTCTCCCGACCTGCCGCTAGGCTGGAGCCCCCCCgaggacaaaggctgctccggaTCGGATGCTGGAACAGcatgcctgccccccaccccatggggctgaagcagcgCCCTGCCCATGGTAGGCGAGGAGCTGTTCCAGTCCCtaccagttaaccttaaccagtaaaATCTTTGCACCCCATCAAAGCAATCAGATTCTCTCTCTTTACTGGAAGAGCATTCATTTAGTTCTGGGGCACTTTCAAATCCACTGAGcaaaaaaaatatgtagcaaaACAGTTGTCGTCCTACTTTGACTTTCCATATTAGCACACAAACCAGATCCTGGATTAACTTTTTGCATTTCAAACATGTAAGGCTCTCCCATACCTCCACCATGAAGAGACAAGTACAAGTACACGTTTATACTGAACAATTTGGCTATCTCCAATTTGAAACTAACATATCTGAAAATACATCTTCTGTAATTACTTTTAAAATCTATAACTGAAAGAAATTAGCTAACCAAAAAAGAGCTCAGATTGTTTACTTTGAGCATCTGATAGCTCTTGGTATTCATGCTATTTTTCCTCTAAAAGTCAATTAATTCCTTGCACACATCCATCAGGCAGACTCAAAActcttaaaacattttaaaatggaatgaaaaacaaaactatttgaaGGATGAACCACCAGAATGTGGACTTTTAGAATTAGAAAAAAGTtggttaatttaaaaattaaatcattTTGACCACGTACTCATAATCTGATACTCTTCTTACTAAATTGttgagaaattatttttaaacacaccAAGAGGAAAGCTAAGACAatcgttgttttttaaaaaaacagacgaGAGATTTCTGGAGCTGCCACATCTTGTTTATCAAAAACATCCTTTTTCTTACCACTAATGATGTGTCACATTTTAACATTTAaggtaaaaacaaaaaatataaggGACAAAGTGGCATTCTGagatgaaatggaaaaaaaatatttgagggtatatgatagggatgttaaatatcgggtaattgaatagttgattaaccttgaaattcttatcagttactcaattATTCTATAGTACCCAGGTGTGGGGCCGGTAGCCGGTGAGCTCCAGCCCCAtttctgaggagccccctgccactcagaGCTGTTGCCTCCGTATCAGGCGGGAGATGGTCTGAGAGGGCAGCCAGTTTAAACAACCAGGTCCTCTTGCCGatctgcctgttgccctgcactgctgcctcagacacagaggcagctgtgcagggtagcagcagcccctttccGGGGGACTGGAAGGGGGGTTTAGCTTCAagacccggcacaagctggaACGGAAATGGGCTGCCTgctcgcctggctcctaatacaatttaaatggagagctgcagtggggtaggtcctggacccagagagagacaggactgagctgggctgctggttagcctgctaaaaaatttattaGTGGGCGGGGGCGGGTGGAAGAGAGAATGAAtatagtctataacattaacctataaacttttgcttattggttaatcaactactctATTATATCCCTAATATACAAGTCTTATAAAAGACAATCAACATTCAGAAACACTTGGATTAATGTAATTAAAGGT
It contains:
- the PPP2R2D gene encoding serine/threonine-protein phosphatase 2A 55 kDa regulatory subunit B delta isoform isoform X1; the protein is MAGVAGGGGGGNDFQWCFSQVKGAIDEDVAEADIISTVEFNYSGDLLATGDKGGRVVIFQREQENKSRPHSRGEYNVYSTFQSHEPEFDYLKSLEIEEKINKIRWLPQQNAAHFLLSTNDKTIKLWKISERDKRAEGYNLKDEDGRLRDPFRITALRVPILKPMDLMVEASPRRIFANAHTYHINSISVNSDHETYLSADDLRINLWHLEITDRSFNIVDIKPANMEELTEVITAAEFHPHHCNVFVYSSSKGTIRLCDMRSSALCDRHSKFFEEPEDPSSRSFFSEIISSISDVKFSHSGRYMMTRDYLSVKVWDLNMENRPVETYQVHEYLRSKLCSLYENDCIFDKFECCWNGSDSAIMTGSYNNFFRMFDRNTRRDITLEASRESSKPRAILKPRKVCTGGKRKKDEISVDSLDFNKKILHTAWHPTENIIAVAATNNLYIFQDKIN
- the PPP2R2D gene encoding serine/threonine-protein phosphatase 2A 55 kDa regulatory subunit B delta isoform isoform X2 translates to MNKSRPHSRGEYNVYSTFQSHEPEFDYLKSLEIEEKINKIRWLPQQNAAHFLLSTNDKTIKLWKISERDKRAEGYNLKDEDGRLRDPFRITALRVPILKPMDLMVEASPRRIFANAHTYHINSISVNSDHETYLSADDLRINLWHLEITDRSFNIVDIKPANMEELTEVITAAEFHPHHCNVFVYSSSKGTIRLCDMRSSALCDRHSKFFEEPEDPSSRSFFSEIISSISDVKFSHSGRYMMTRDYLSVKVWDLNMENRPVETYQVHEYLRSKLCSLYENDCIFDKFECCWNGSDSAIMTGSYNNFFRMFDRNTRRDITLEASRESSKPRAILKPRKVCTGGKRKKDEISVDSLDFNKKILHTAWHPTENIIAVAATNNLYIFQDKIN